GAACTACGTCAATCAGCTGATCGGCCTGATCAAGTCCACCTCACTGGTCTTCTACGTCTCCCTGCTCGACCTGTTCGGCACCGCGCAGACCATGGGCTCCACCTACCCCGGCGACATCGTGCCGCTGCTGCTCGTCGTCACCGTCTGGTACCTGATCCTGACCAGCCTCGTCTCCGTCGTCCAGTTCTACGTCGAGCGGTACTACGCCCGGGGCGCCACCCGCAGCCTGCCGCCGACGCCGTTGCAGAAACTGCGGACCGCTCTCACCGACCTGCGGGCCCGCATCCGCCGGGAGGCCGCCGTATGAGCACCGAGACCCTCAAGACCGCACAGACCGATGCGACCGCCGCGACCGCCGTGACCGATGCGACGGATGCGACGGATGCGACGGATGCGACCGCCGGGATCGTGCCCGCCGCCGTCGAGGCGCACGACGTGCACAAGTGGTACGGCGCCCACCGGGTCCTGGACGGCGTGAGCCTGACCGTGCGGCCCGGCGAGGTCACCGTCATCCTCGGCCCGTCCGGCTCCGGCAAGTCCACGCTCCTGCGGGTCATCAACCACCTGGAGAAGCCCGAGATCGGCTACGTCAGCATCAACGGCGAGCCGATCGGCGTCCGCCGGCACGGCGACCGGCTGCGCGAGCTGAGCGAACGGGCCATCCTCGCCCAGCGCAGCCGCATCGGCTTCGTCTTCCAGAACTTCAACCTCTTCCCGCACCTCACGGTGCTCGACAACGTCGCCGCCGCCCCGGTGGCCACCGGGAAGCTCGGCAGGCCCGCGGCCCGGGAACTCGCCCGTGAACTCCTCGGCCGGGTGGGACTGGCCGACAAGGCCGACGCCTACCCGCGCCAGCTGTCCGGCGGCCAGCAGCAGCGCGTCGCCATCGCCCGCGCCCTCGCCCTGCGCCCCGGCGTCATCCTCTTCGACGAGCCCACCTCCGCCCTCGACCCGGAACTCGTCGGCGAAGTCCTCTCCGTCATCAAGGACCTGGCGACCAGCGGCGTCACCCTCGTCATCGTCACCCACGAGGTCGGCTTCGCCCGCGAGGTCGCCGACCGGGTCGTCTTCATCGACGGCGGGAAGATCGTCGAACAGGGCCCGCCCGGCGAGGTCCTCGACAAGCCCCGCCACGAGCGGACGCGGGACTTCCTCAGCAAGGTGCTCTGATCCCGCCGGGACACCCTGCCCACCCCACGACTTCCCCCCACGACCTCCCCCCGCCTCACCCTCACCACCACCTCTCTCATCAGCACAAAGGACGGCCATGCCTACCCACTTCACCCGACGCAGCCTGATACGCGGCATCACCGCGGCGACCGCCGTCGCCACCCTGGCCACCGGGCTCGCCGCCTGCGGTGGTGACAGCGACGCCGCCACCACGACCGACAGCGCGGCCTCCGGCGGCGTGACGATCGGCAGAGTGTCCAACGGCGCCGCCAAGGAGACCACGCTGAAGGTCTCCGAGGTCAAGTCCATCAGCGCCGAGCTGCCCGACGCCGTCAAGAAGAGCGGCAAGCTGACCATCGGCATCGGCGCGCTGCCCTCCGGCTTCGCCCCGCTGGCCTACGTCGGCGACGACCAGAAGACCCTCACCGGCGCCGAGCCCGACCTCGGCCGGCTGGTGGCCGCGGTCCTCGGCCTGAAGCCCGAGACGAAGAACTTCACCTGGGAGAACCTCTTCGTCGGCATCGACAGCGGCAAGGTCGACGTGGCCTTCTCGAACGTCACCGACACCGAGGAGCGCAAGAAGAAGTACGAGTTCGCCTCCTACCGGCAGGACAACCTCGGCTGGGAGGTCAAGAAGTCCAGCAAGTGGAACTTCGAAGGCAAGTACGAGAACCTCGCCGGCCTGACCGTCTCCGTGGGCGCCGGCACCAACCAGGAGAAGATCCTCCTGGAGTGGAAGAAGAAGCTCGAGGCCGAGGGCAAGAAGCTCACGATCAAGTACTACCCGGACCGCAACGGCCTCTACCTGGCGCTGAACAGCGGCAAGATCGACGCCTACTTCGGCCCCAACCCCGGCATCGCCTACAACGTCTCCCAGGACGCGGGCACCGCCAACGCCACCCGCAACGCGGGCACGTTCTCCGGCGCCGGAGAGACGCTCCAGGGCCTGATCGCGGCCACCGCCAAGAAGGACAGCGGCCTCGCCAAGCCGCTCGCCGCCGCCATCAACTACCTGATCGAGAACGGGCAGTACGCCAAGTGGCTGGCCGCCTACAACCTCTCCAACGAGGCCGTCGCCAAGTCCGAGGTCAACCCGCCCGGACTGCCGCTGGACAACTCCTGACTCACCGTCTCCGTACTGGTGAATCATGCAGGTTGAGTTAGGCCGCCAGAGAAGAAAGCGCCAGAGAAGAAAGCGCCAGAGAAGCATCAGGAAGGGGCTCCGCCTCCGTGACTCTCCAGACCGACCTCCGCGGAGGCGGAGCCCGCACCGACGCCCACCCGCACCCCCTCGACAACGCCGTCTGGGCCGCCCTCGCCGGCCCGCACGCCCACCTGGCCGAACGCGTCGGGCTCGCCGCCCGCTACCCGGCCGACGTCTACGCCTTCGCCGCCCTCGCCGACCCCCGGGACCCGGCCGCGTGGGCCGACCTGCACACCCTCGTCGGCCCCGGAACCACCGTACGCATCAAGCCCGTCGACCGGGTTCCCGAGGGCTGGGAGGTCACCGGCGGGGGAGAGGGCGTCCAACTCGTCGCCGCCGAGGAGTTCCGCACCGAACCCGCCCCCGAGGCCGTCCGCCTCGGCGCGGACGACGTGCCGGAGATCCTCGACCTCGTCGCCCGCACCCGCCCCGGCCCCTTCCTCCGGCGGACCGTCGCCCTCGGCGCCTACCTCGGCATCCGCCACCGGGGCCGGTTGATCGCCCTGGCCGGCGAACGGCTCCGGCTCCACGGCTGGACCGAGATCAGCGCCGTCTGCACCGACCCGGAACACCGGGGCGAGGGCCTGGCCACCCGGCTGATCCGCGCGGTCGGCCACGGCATCCGCGAGCGCGGCGACACCCCGTTCCTGCACGCCGCCGCCGACAACACCCCGGCGATCGGCCTCTACCAGTCCCTCGGCTTCACGCTCCGCCGCCGCTCGACCATCGTCTCGGTGCGCACGCCGGGAACATCCCAGGAGACCGGGGCGTTGTGAGCGTTGACGAGACGGGTGAGGCGCCGCAGCGCGCCCGGAAGGGGGAGGTGCCGGACATGACGCACATGTTCCACGCCGTGCACCTCCACTCCCGGGCCCACATAGACCTCCAGCGCGTGGCCGCCGCGCTCTGTTGCTCCTGACGTTCCTCACTGCCGCACCCACCCCGCCGTGGGTGGCGTGCGCCCTCGTACGGACCTCCAGGAAGGCACCCTCGTGTCCTCAAGCCCTGTTCCCCCTCTCCATCTCGCCGTCGCCCTCGACGGCACCGGCTGGCATCCCGCCTCCTGGCGCGAACCGGTCGCCCGCCCCCGCGCGCTGTTCACCGCCGGGTACTGGGCCGACCTGGTCGCCGAGGCCGAGCGCGGCCTGCTCGACTTCGTCACCATCGAGGACGGCCTGGGCCCGCAGTCCGCGCACTTCCTGGACCCGGACGACCGCACCGACCAGGTCCGCGGCCGGCTCGACGCCGTGCTCATCGCCTCCCGCGTCGCCCCGCTCACCCGGCACATAGGCGTGGTGCCGACCGCGATCGTCACCCACACGGAGCCCTTCCACCTCTCCAAGGCGATCGCCACCCTGGACTACGTCAGCAAGGGCCGCGCGGGCCTGCGCGTCCAGGTCTCCGCCCGCCCCGCCGACGCCGCCCACTTCGGCCGCCGCACGATCCCCCGCATCGAGGCCTACGACGCCCCGGCCACCCGGGACCTGGTGAGCGACCTGTTCGACGAGGCCGCCGACTACGTGGAGGTCGTGCGCCGCCTCTGGGACAGCTGGGAGGACGACGCCGAGATCCGCGACGCGGCCACCGGCCGCTTCGTCGACCGCGACAAGCTGCACTACATCGACTTCGAGGGCCGCCACTTCAGCGTCAAGGGCCCCTCCATCACCCCGCGCCCGCCGCAGGGCCAGCCCCTGGTCACGGCCCTCGCCCATGACACGGTGCCCTACCGCCTGGTGGCCCGCGCCGCCGACGTCGGCTACGTCACCCCGCACGACGCCGATCACGCCCGCGCGATCGTCGCCGAGATCCGCGCCGAACAGGAGACGGCCGGCCGCTCCGCCGAGCCGCTGCACGTCTTCGGCGATCTGGTCGTCCTCCTCGACGACGACCCCGCCGAGGCCGCCGCCCGCCGCGACCGCCTGGACGCCCTCGCCGGCGAGGAGTACACCAGCGACGCCCGGATCTTCGCCGGCAGCCCCGCCCAACTCGCCGACCTGCTCCAGGAGTTGCAGTCCGCAGGGCTGACCGGCTTCCGGCTGCGCCCGGCCGTCGTGGGCCACGACCTGCCCGCGATCACCCAGGGGCTCGTCCCCGAGCTCCAGCGCCGCGACGCCTTCCGGCGCGCCTACGAGGCCGACACCCTGCGCGGACTGCTCGGTCTGACCCGCCCCGCCAACCGCTACGCCGCAGCCTGAGCCGGACGGAGAGACGATCCATGAGCAAGCCCCTGAAGCAGATCCACCTGGCCGCCCACTTCCCCGGCGTCAACAACACCACCGTGTGGAGCGACCCCCAGGCCGGCAGCCACATCGAGTTCGACTCCTTCGTCCACTTCGCGAAGACCGCCGAACGCGCCAAGTTCGACTTCCTCTTCCTCGCCGAGGGACTCAGGCTCCGCGAACAGGGCGGCAAGATCTACGACCTGGACGTCGTCGGCCGCCCCGACACCTTCACCATCCTGGCCGCGCTCGCCGCCGTCACCGAACACCTCGGCCTGACCGGCACCATCAACTCCACCTTCAACGAGCCCTACGAGGTGGCCCGCCAGTTCGCCAGCCTCGACCACCTCTCCGACGGCCGCTCCGCGTGGAACGTCGTCACCTCCTGGGACGCCTTCACCGGGGAGAACTTCCGCCGCGGCGGCTTCCTCCCGCAGGACGAGCGCTACTCCCGCGCCAAGGAGTTCCTCGCCGCCACCCACGAACTCTTCGACTCCTGGCAGGGCGACGAGATCCTCGCCGACCAGACCGCCGGCGTCTTCCTGCGCGACGCCAAGGCCGGCGCCTTCGTCCACGAGGGCAGGCAGTTCGACATCCACGGCCGGTTCAACGTCCCGCGCAGCCCGCAGGGCCGCCCGGTGATCTTCCAGGCCGGCGACTCCGACGAGGGCCGAGAGTTCGCCGCCTCCTCCGCCGACGCCATCTTCAGCCGGTACGCCACCCTCAAGGAGGGCCAGGCGTTCTACACCGACGTCAAGTCCCGCCTCGCCAAGTACGGCCGCCGCTCCGACCAGCTGCTGATCCTGCCCGCCGCGACCTTCGTCCTGGGCGACACCGACGCCGAGGCCGAGGAGGCCGCCAAGGAGGTCCGCCGCCAGCAGGTCAGCGGCGCCACCGCGCTCAAGCACCTGGAGTTCGTCTGGAACCGGGACCTGTCCTCGTACGACCCCGAAGGCCCGCTGCCCGACGTCGACCCGCTCGTCAGCGAGGAGCACATCTCCCGCGGCCGGGCCCAGGTGCGCATGTACCGCGACCCGCTGGCCACCGCCCGCGAATGGCGGGAGCTCGCCGAGGCCAACAACTGGTCCATCCGCGACCTGGTCATCGAGAACGGCAGCCGGCAGAACTTCGTCGGCTCCGCGCAGACCATAGCGACGACCATCAACGAGTACGTCCAGGCCGACGCCGGCGACGGCTTCATCCTCGCCCCGCACATCACCCCCGGCGGCCTCGACGAGTTCGCCGACAAGGTCGTCCCCCTGCTCCAGGAACAGGGCGTCTACCGCACCGAGTACGAGGGCGCCACCCTGCGCGACCACCTCGGCCTGGCGCACCCGGACGAACCGGGAGCCGTCGAGCGGGCCGCGTCGTGAAGTTCCTCGCCATCACGCTGATCGTGCACCGCCCGGACCCGGTCACCGGGATCCAGAAGTCCACCCAGGACCGGTTCCGGGAAGTGCTCGACAACGCCCTGCTCGCCGAGGAGCTCGGCTTCGACGGCTTCGGCGTGGGGGAGCGGCACGAGCGCCCGTTCATCTCCTCCTCGCCGACCGTCGTCCTCAGCCACATCGCCGCCCTCACCCGGCGGATCCGGCTGTTCACCGCCGTCACCACCCTCAGCCTGCTCGACCCCGTCCGCGCCTACGAGGACTACGCCACCCTCGACCACCTCTCCGGCGGACGCCTCGACCTGATCATCGGCAAGGGCAACGGCGCCGCCCAGCGCGAGCTGTTCCACGTCACCCCCGAGGACC
This window of the Streptomyces sp. NBC_01275 genome carries:
- a CDS encoding amino acid ABC transporter ATP-binding protein, with translation MVPAAVEAHDVHKWYGAHRVLDGVSLTVRPGEVTVILGPSGSGKSTLLRVINHLEKPEIGYVSINGEPIGVRRHGDRLRELSERAILAQRSRIGFVFQNFNLFPHLTVLDNVAAAPVATGKLGRPAARELARELLGRVGLADKADAYPRQLSGGQQQRVAIARALALRPGVILFDEPTSALDPELVGEVLSVIKDLATSGVTLVIVTHEVGFAREVADRVVFIDGGKIVEQGPPGEVLDKPRHERTRDFLSKVL
- a CDS encoding ABC transporter substrate-binding protein, translated to MPTHFTRRSLIRGITAATAVATLATGLAACGGDSDAATTTDSAASGGVTIGRVSNGAAKETTLKVSEVKSISAELPDAVKKSGKLTIGIGALPSGFAPLAYVGDDQKTLTGAEPDLGRLVAAVLGLKPETKNFTWENLFVGIDSGKVDVAFSNVTDTEERKKKYEFASYRQDNLGWEVKKSSKWNFEGKYENLAGLTVSVGAGTNQEKILLEWKKKLEAEGKKLTIKYYPDRNGLYLALNSGKIDAYFGPNPGIAYNVSQDAGTANATRNAGTFSGAGETLQGLIAATAKKDSGLAKPLAAAINYLIENGQYAKWLAAYNLSNEAVAKSEVNPPGLPLDNS
- a CDS encoding GNAT family N-acetyltransferase, which translates into the protein MTLQTDLRGGGARTDAHPHPLDNAVWAALAGPHAHLAERVGLAARYPADVYAFAALADPRDPAAWADLHTLVGPGTTVRIKPVDRVPEGWEVTGGGEGVQLVAAEEFRTEPAPEAVRLGADDVPEILDLVARTRPGPFLRRTVALGAYLGIRHRGRLIALAGERLRLHGWTEISAVCTDPEHRGEGLATRLIRAVGHGIRERGDTPFLHAAADNTPAIGLYQSLGFTLRRRSTIVSVRTPGTSQETGAL
- a CDS encoding LLM class flavin-dependent oxidoreductase, whose protein sequence is MSSSPVPPLHLAVALDGTGWHPASWREPVARPRALFTAGYWADLVAEAERGLLDFVTIEDGLGPQSAHFLDPDDRTDQVRGRLDAVLIASRVAPLTRHIGVVPTAIVTHTEPFHLSKAIATLDYVSKGRAGLRVQVSARPADAAHFGRRTIPRIEAYDAPATRDLVSDLFDEAADYVEVVRRLWDSWEDDAEIRDAATGRFVDRDKLHYIDFEGRHFSVKGPSITPRPPQGQPLVTALAHDTVPYRLVARAADVGYVTPHDADHARAIVAEIRAEQETAGRSAEPLHVFGDLVVLLDDDPAEAAARRDRLDALAGEEYTSDARIFAGSPAQLADLLQELQSAGLTGFRLRPAVVGHDLPAITQGLVPELQRRDAFRRAYEADTLRGLLGLTRPANRYAAA
- a CDS encoding NtaA/DmoA family FMN-dependent monooxygenase (This protein belongs to a clade of FMN-dependent monooxygenases, within a broader family of flavin-dependent oxidoreductases, the luciferase-like monooxygenase (LMM) family, some of whose members use coenzyme F420 rather than FMN.) is translated as MSKPLKQIHLAAHFPGVNNTTVWSDPQAGSHIEFDSFVHFAKTAERAKFDFLFLAEGLRLREQGGKIYDLDVVGRPDTFTILAALAAVTEHLGLTGTINSTFNEPYEVARQFASLDHLSDGRSAWNVVTSWDAFTGENFRRGGFLPQDERYSRAKEFLAATHELFDSWQGDEILADQTAGVFLRDAKAGAFVHEGRQFDIHGRFNVPRSPQGRPVIFQAGDSDEGREFAASSADAIFSRYATLKEGQAFYTDVKSRLAKYGRRSDQLLILPAATFVLGDTDAEAEEAAKEVRRQQVSGATALKHLEFVWNRDLSSYDPEGPLPDVDPLVSEEHISRGRAQVRMYRDPLATAREWRELAEANNWSIRDLVIENGSRQNFVGSAQTIATTINEYVQADAGDGFILAPHITPGGLDEFADKVVPLLQEQGVYRTEYEGATLRDHLGLAHPDEPGAVERAAS
- a CDS encoding putative leader peptide, giving the protein MSVDETGEAPQRARKGEVPDMTHMFHAVHLHSRAHIDLQRVAAALCCS